In the Primulina tabacum isolate GXHZ01 chromosome 15, ASM2559414v2, whole genome shotgun sequence genome, GACTAATCAGACTGTCTATAGTTGTTACTTGTTAGATATTACCCTGATGATATTGACTGTATGTGACATTCTCAGATGTTCCTGCTCCCCTAGCTACCAAAGTATACTATTCCCAGAGAAGCCTCTATCTCCGAAGAGCCATGCGTTTCATGTACTATGAAGGATCAATCAAGGAGTGTAGCAGTGAGTATCTGAGTCCTGAAGTATTGCCGGTTAATGCAGTCAGCAACAGTTGCCATGAACCAGCTGTGAACCAGCAGGTTATAGTCTGCCACTGATTTATATCTGGTTACATTATCCTAATTTTACTTGAGAACGTGAGTTTTATGTGATGTTCATTGCTGTAATTTTTGCCTATTGAAGCCAAAAGCAAACCCTGGTAGTTGGTATAAGAATCTTATATGACTTGCCAAAGATGGCCACTTTAAGATGAATATGAAGGACCTCATAGGAACCTGTAATAACAGAAAATTGTTGGGCATCATAAGCAATGCCTGTGATTTACATTTTTCTCATCCATTCATATCAATTATCATTTCAATGTCTTTGACTTTATCTTTTTATATACTAATAAGAATATTTTGGGGGTAAAATTTTTCGCAGCAGCACGTGCCACAGTTTTAGTGCCTCAGATCACAAGCGTGTGGTTCATCACTTGCATATGTACATATTAATCCTTAACACCATGTCACAATAACTAGATTTGTTTCTTGTTGGAGCAGAGAGAGAGCCATATTTTGCATCTGGCACAAGAACCTGATCAAATTGCTCTGAAAAGTCCAGAAATGCACTTGGGCAAATCAGAAGGATTTGTTCCAGCGATGAACGTATCATCTCAACTTCCTGTGAATAATACCCTAGGACCTCATTACATGCCAAAATCATATTCTTTTGCAGGCAAATCTGGTAAGTCTGTTAGTTTTAGGTGTTGTGCTCTTTCTCTAAGAAGGTTAGTTGTGCAAACCCCCCATGTCTAGATTGGTACGCAGGAGTAGGTTGAGAATGAAATTGCATTATTGGCTTGTTTTAAAGCACATGATTGGTATGTTTTACACATGGGAATGCTCTATTTCCATTGAAATGGCTATTCCCACGATTTACTCATACTCTCGGGTTTAGCTACACTCATTCCTTCAATTTTTATAATTGACAAATTTGTcctcaattatttttatttttaacaataTAATTGATAATACTAACAAGAATAAAGGTAAAAATAAGTAAAATTAGTAGAAATGCCACTACTGCTACTAATAATAATAGTTGTGACAACaacaatttaataataattatcatAAACTTCATATGCAATTATTATTTAcattttttcaccaaaaatggTGATTTGGtcggtaaaaaaaaattattcaatctCAATTTACTTTGAATTATCAATCATAAGATTGAAATTAAGTGAGGAATAAGTATTACAtccccttttcattttttatgatATCAATCgtaaaaaatgttatgtttatgctattCGTTTCCATGCTCATTCCATTCCAAAAGtcattccattttttttttaccttATTATGCTCTTCTATACCAGTCTAGACCTTAGACAATTGTCATGGTATGTAGTTCTGATTCTAGGGCACGCAGGTGTTCAAGTTTTTTGTGTACCGTGGACTGATTTATAGAGACAAATAATGAAGTCAATCAAGTCATTCCAGTCCCCGTTAATGTCTCCTTGTCACAGCCTTTTGTGTCTCTTTTTATTAACTCAATTTCTTTTTTATTCTCTGGTTCGTATATTTTTGGGTTTAGAGATGATTTCCCATTAAAAGTTTGAGCATTATTTGCGCGGCATACATCATTAAGGATGCAATACTAGTTTGGAGCTATCTTTTGTTACATTTTTCACGTGATCAGCATCTCTGGCGAAATTTTCTTTCAATAGTTTCTTGAACTAGAATTATAATAGCACCTAACTTTGTGGTATGCACTTCACAGCATCACTGCTGAAATTTTCTTTCCGTCATGTATCATTGAAAGTTCCAATTTGTGTGACTCGCCTGTTGAACTTATGTTTGCACGTTTAATTCATTGGATTTGCAGGAAACCCTCTAGGTACCGTTCAGTAATGTGTAGAACTCTTCGAAGTTGTACAGGAGTTGTGGAGGAGATTTTTACTTGGTAAAATTGATATACTCATTTTTGCTCTAATATATGAGTTAGTCGATCACCCagctttgaaaagaaaaagaaatggcTTACGACGGTAAGTTCTTTGTACATCAGATATCTGACTGGGACAATACCCACCGTTAAGTTAGT is a window encoding:
- the LOC142526368 gene encoding uncharacterized protein LOC142526368 isoform X6; protein product: MHAELCKSLISRAQIVPELESLAVNKKPPRKERKKTVIAHNHQATSQRERKKFVSVNSESIAGTVSYLDEQVQVTQLAEANGNMQVSGSHCINGSSVGPYNMNCPENVSLHSSKPLKGETVEAPSNPGTKKFCTTTAGVVPYVPAPLATKVYYSQRSLYLRRAMRFMYYEGSIKECSSEYLSPEVLPVNAVSNSCHEPAVNQQRESHILHLAQEPDQIALKSPEMHLGKSEGFVPAMNVSSQLPVNNTLGPHYMPKSYSFAGKSGKSVSFRCCALSLRRLVVQTPHV